The sequence tgtcaccaGCATcctatttactaggatgttgcctggtttggacgGTATCAGTtaagaggagagattggacaaacttggtttgttctcacttgaatgttggaggctgaggggcaacctgatagaagttgatAAAATTATTAGGGGAGTGGATAGAATGGATAATTGGTGTGTTTTTCTCAGGGTACAAGATCGAATGAAAATCGGTGCTAGCCTGGCAGATGTGGATCCAATGCAAATTGACGCTTCTGTACATTTCAGTAGTGTGGGAGGACTTTCAAGCCATATTGCTGCGCTGAAGGAGATGGTGGTTTTTCCATTGCTTTATCCTGAAGTATTTGAGAGATTTAAAATTCAACCTCCAAGAGGCTGCTTATTCTATGGCCCGCCTGGAACTGGGAAAACCCTTGTTGCCCGAGCTCTGGCCAATGAATGTAGCCAGGGAGACCGAAGGGTATCTTTCTTCATGCGAAAGGGTGCAGACTGTCTCAGTAAATGGGTAGGAGAATCTGAGCGACAGTTACGATTACTTTTTGATCAGGCCTATCTTATGCGTCCTTCAATTATTTTCTTTGATGAAGTAGATGGCTTAGCCCCTGTTCATTCCAGCAGGCAAGATCAGATACACAGTTCTATAGTTTCAACCTTGCTAGCACTGATGGATGGATGGGTTGGATGGCAGAGGTGAAATTGTGGTAATAGGGGCAACAAATAGACTGGATTCAATTGATCCTGCTTTAAGACGTCCTGGACGATTTGACAGAGAATTTCTTTTTGGCCTCCCTGACAAAAATGCTCGTAAAGAGATACTGAAGATTCATACCAGGGACTGGAATCCAAAGCCATctgagtgggcggcacggtggcacagtggttagcactgttgcctcacagcgccagagatccgggttcaattcccgcctcaggcgactaattgtgtggagtttgcacgttctcccgtgtctgcgtgggtttcctccgggtgctccggtttcctcccacagtctaaagatatgcaggtcaggtgaattggccatgctaaattgcccgtagtgttaggtaaggggtaaatgtaggggtatgggtgggttgcgcttcggcggggcggtgtggacttgttgggccgaagggcctgtttccacactgtaagtaatctaatctacaaatgTGAATTACTAGGGGACATAAGCTGAAAGTAAAATGGGAagagtttaaaggaaatgtgagaggcaagtgtttttacacagagagtggaatacactgccagaggaggtagtggaaGCTAACGCAATAACAATGTTTAAGAAGTATCTTGACAGATTCATGAATAGGTAGGGAATAGAGGGATGCTGACTATGGAGATGCGAAAGGTTTTAAGTTTAGAAAGTTGTCAGGTTtcagcacaggcttggtgggccgaagggcctgctcctgtgtTCCACTCTTCTTTGCTTGATATTCCTTGTTAAAGGAGGGAAGTGAATTTGAGAGACGTAGTgggggaattccagagcttgaaGCCCAGGCTTATAAAAGCTCAACCAGCAACGCTTGAGCAGCTAAAATGCAGGATGCCACAAGAGGTCAAACTAAGAGGAGCACAGAgatctcagaggatagtgaagctggaggagatggtagagatagggaggggtgagaCTTTGGAAGGATTGGAAACAAACCACTGCTGAACTGGGAACCAACTCCGTATCGGTCAACGAGCACAGTGGGGAATGTGACTTGCTGCAGGTTAGGAATCAGTcaacagagttttggatgagcacaGATTTATAGAACATTGTGAGGACGATTCATATTGGACTTGACATACTAACTCTGTTActgtctccacagctgctgccaggtctgctgaatttctccagcaatttctgtttttatttatagAGAGTGGAATTGCAAGACAAACCTGGAGCTAAAACAAGGGCAAAGTCAAGAGATGTCATGGAGCTGGAAACAGTTGATCTTAATGCTTGCACTAACCAAAAGGACCTTAAGGTCATAAAACTTAGGAcgaggtgtaggccattcagcccaagtctGCTCatggttttttttaagattagattccctacagtgtggaaacagacccttcagcccaacaggaccgcaccgaccctccgaaggcaaacccacccagacccatttccctctggttaatgcacctaacactatgggcaatttagcacagccaattcacctgacctgcacaccttcggatgtgggaggaaaccagagcaaactccacacagatagtcacccaaggctggaattgaacctgggtccctggcgctgtgaggctgcagtgctaaccactgagccactgtgtcgcccAAGTTGATTGGACAATCCTCAACCTCATGAattcattgctgattgttggaaaaaccatcATGCTCACcgccctttagggaaagaaatctgccatctttatttggtctggcctaatgtgactccagacccacagcaatgtggctgactcttaattgccctctgggcaattagggattgacaataaatattggcctagaCAGTGATGCCCCGTGAATATataacaaatccactttcctgccttttcctcataaaccttgattcccttactgattaaaaaaatcTGTTTATTTTAATGTACTGAACACCCCAACCCTGACAGCCCTctgaggtaaagaattccacagattcactgctctctgagagaagaaattcctcctcatctttgtcttaaatatgCAACCTCTCAATCTGAGATGATGGCCCTCTTCTCCCAGACTCACCcagaaggggaaacaacctttccacaccTGATCTGTCaggtcccctaagaatcttgcatgttctctcattcttctaaatcccaaAGAGTGCAGGCCCCACCTATCACTGCCTGACTGTCCAGACCAGCTTTGACACATTCCAGGACACAATAGGTGATGGTTTCTTGCCCGCCGCAGCcgcttagaatccctacagtgtggaaacaggccatttagcccaacatgtccacaccgaccctccaaagagtaagccaCGCAGACCCACTTCCCTACCCAAttgctctatatttacccctgactaatgcacctaacctacacatccctgaacaatatgggcaattcacTTCGAAAACGGTATCCACAGTCTGTCTGCTCCTGGGCCAGTTTCAGACAGAATTGTCATGCTCTCTTGAGTCTGTTCATCCAGCATTGGCTAAAACTGTAAACCTGTTTCCCAAAATAGCTGATTGATAGACAGCAGAGGGTTATGGACATGAAAGAAAAAGTGGCAGACAAAAATAGTGGGCTCCAACCCTGAACAGACAATTGAATTACTCCTGAATTAGAAACAACGCAGAAAGTATGGGGACTTGATTGATCTGTGTCAATGCTTCAGGTTCAACATAGTGCTGTACAGTCCTATGCTCATTATGGTTTAGTTATTGATtggacagaatcatagaatcctacagcacagaaagagaccattcagctccaCAAGAACTGACCAATTTACTCCCACACCCTgcctttctccccataaccctaaAGGATTATTCTCCTCAAGTATGATTGCCATTTGAAAGTTCAGAGGAAGCTAAAGCCACAATTCTTTTAGCAAGTGTGTTCCATGCCTTAATGGTCCTTACTGCGACTCCTATAAGATCATAAGatttctgaaaatacaaataGAGTTTTAAAAACTGACAAgagttctttaaatatataaaaatgtAGAGAGAGGTCAAAGTGAACATGAACCCTTAGAAAATGAATGTAGGAAGGTGATttttggggaacaaggaaatggcagatgtgttaaatagtattttgcatcagtctttacatTGGAAGATACTTTGATCATTCCATTAATACTAAAAACTATAGGGCAGGGGAATTAAATACAATCAAGTGTAGTATAAGGCGTACTTATGGGGCTAAAGCACGATATATCCCCTGGCCCAGATGGTTTGTATCTTAGGATTCTAAAATAGGCAGCTCCAGAGATAGCGGATGCATTGGTTGTAGTTTTCAAAAAATCATTGAATTCTGAAGGAGCACCATAGATTGAAAAATGGCTAATGTGCCAGCCCTCTTCAAGAAGTGGGGGAGGCAAAAAAGCAAATAATTATAGGCTAATTAGCCCAACGTCTCTTCGTGGAAAACTATTAGAATGAATTATTAAGAATGAAATAGCgaaacatttggaaaatcataatctaatcaagcagatTCATCATGCTTCATGAAAAAGAAATTGTCTGACTAACGTATCAGAGTTTTATGAGGAAACCTCAACCAGAATGGATAGAGGAGAACCAGTAAATGTATTGTATTTGGACTTCCTCACAAAAGATGAAGTCATAAGATAAGAGCAGAAGTTACTGGAAAACAGGTCTAggaacatctgtgaagagaaatcagagttaatatttccagtccaatgacccttcctctgaaGAACCAGAggttaagactgagatgagaagggattttttttctctcagttgattatgagtctttggaactctttgccacagaCAGTAGTGGGGGAAGAGTCCtagtgtatatttaaggctgaaatagattCTTTATCAgttgtggaatcaaggattacagggaaaatACAGGAaattggatgtgaggaatgtcagatcagccatgatcctagtgAACAGCAGAGCAAATTTGAGGGACCGAACAGCCTGCACCATTTCCTATTTCTTTTGGTCAAAggcattatgggtctacctacagcaaggAGACTGCAGTGAtccaagaaggcagttcaccacctgCAGTGATCCAAGGTCAACTCGGAacagacaaagaagaaactcagcagatctggcagttaggtggcatggtggcacagtggttagcactgctgcctcacagcgccagagatccgggttcaattcccatctcaggtgactgtctgtgtggagtttgcacgttctccccgtgtctgcgtgggtttcctctgggtgctccggtttcctcccacagtccaaagatgtacaggtcaggtgaattggctatgctaaattgcctgtagtgttaggttaggggtatgggtgggacGTGCtgagtgtgggcttgttgggctgaagggcctgtttccacactgtcagtaatctaatctaactgtgGAGCAAGAAACAGTGCTCATGTTTTGAATCTGATATGATTCCTCGTCTGAAGGAGGCAATAAATGTAATCAGTGACACTGACATCCCCTGAATGAATGAACTTTTCAAAAATTTGAGCAGGTGtagcccattcagccccttgagcctgcctCACTAGTCAATAAAATCATATCTGATCTCTGATTGGAGCCTCAGCTTCACTTGCTTGCCTGTCCTCCTATCGATCAAAAATCTGTCTGACGTAGTCTTGTGTTTATTTCAAAGCCCAGCCCCCACTGCTCATTGGGGAAAAGAATTCAAAAGATTAATGACCTTTGAATGTTGAAACTTTTCCTCAATGCCATCTTTGATTAGgggcccttatttttaaatgatgcCTCGAGTTCTCGATAACCccacatcctctcagcatctcccctgtcaagtcccctcagaacTTTATAGATTTTAATCAGCtcaccactcattcttctaaactttaatAAATGTCAGCTTAACCtatttagcctttcctcataagataactCCTTCGTCTCAGGAACAAACCTCATAAACCTTTTCTGAAGTGTTTCTACTCCAAGTCTAACCCTCTTTAAGTAAAGTGACCAAAGTTGTCCAAAAGTAGCCTCACTGAACCCTGTTCAATTGTGCAAAGGACTTCTCAGTATTTTTTTTGTTCTAAACCCTTGCAGTAAaggcaagttttgcattttgccTTCTGATTTACTTGGCATACCTACATGTTAATGTTTGCGTTCGCATACAaggacactcagatccctctgtactgcagTGCTCTGCAATCTGTTTccaatgctttggagagagtactgaaaatgtttaccaggatattgcctaggGCGGGAGATCTTAACTTCGAAGGAAGGTTAGGTAGACTGGGGTTTGTTTTTGCTGgaacgcaggaggttgaggggcaacctgatggaagtttataagattgtgaatggcatggataaaaTGGAAAGTCTGAGGCTTTTTTCCCAAAGTGGAGGGataattactaggggacacaggctCAAGGTGCAGcagggaagtttaaaagagatgtatgAGATACTTTTTTCACATAAAGGGTAGGGggtgccagagggagtggtggaaggAGACACAATAGCAGTATTCAAGAAGCAATGAAtgaacacatgaataggaagggaatagacagatgcagatcctgtaagtgaagacagttttaatatggaagggcaaaatgtgttagcacaggcttggagggctgaagggcctgttcctgcgctgtaatgttctttgttctaattcACTAAcattctctttctttctattaCTGGAATACTCAAAGTCAACCAGAAGGTAACATAAATATGGATCAGGGTTTTAGCCGTGGATGAGCTGAGGCAAAGTCAGAACCAAGTGGTGCTGCAGCATGAAAGCTTAGTGACGGTATAAATATGTGGTCAGAACTTCAACCCAGGAAAAATATGAGAGCAATGTTGAAAACAACCTGGTTCAGGAATAAACAACCAATCAGCATGCTTTTCTCCTATAGTATAAATTGTTGTGACCATCtgaaatttggtattcttgcattGGTCCTGATGCGTGCATGACAGAAAAACCTTCAGCGACTTGTTTCTTTTTCTAGAAACTTTCACTGTGCTTACCACGAAGTGGCTGAATAGAAAAACATTCTGAATGACTGAGAGGAAGCAAATAGAATGGGAGGAGACTTGATGGAGTTTAAAGCTCGGCATAGCGTTGTTGGGCCGAATGAATTGTTTTGGTGCTGCAACATTTTATGTAATTCACACCTTTGATCAGATAAAACCCTCATTTAACTGAAATGGTCAGCTGTCGGCAACACTCTTGATCAGATTGCGATTGTGAAGAACTCGCTTTGTAAAGTTTTGACAGAGGTGATAGAACACGACAGATTAGCGCTTCATTCTTTAAACATGCTGGCCTTATCAAATTCATGTGCTGCAGCATAATCAGATTGATGCAGTGTTGTTCCTTATCCCTCATTCCATTGTGATGATATTGTAAAGAGCTGAAACCTCCTTCTACTGTTCACAGAGAATGAAAATAGTGTTTGACAGATAGCCATCCTACTATAATCTGATGGAAAATTAGATAAAACACTAAATGCATGGCTCTGTTAATATCCCAGGAGAACAGACAATGTTCCTGAAGTATGGATCTGCTACATAGCAGCTGCTTCCTGCTCAGATACAAGTTGTTCGCTCTGATTTGAAGTTGTGAAATGAATGGGAGAGATGGCACAGATAGTCTTTTCTGCTGAGAGTTCTGTGTTCAGTGCAGCGATGCATTGACACCACTCAGAGCCACAATGCTCTGGCCAAAGGCATACACTTGAGGATCAATTTTCTGGCGTCTTCGAGAGAACTAATAGACTCAGCCTGGAAGGTTTTGGGATCTGCGATGGATGGAGGGGATTAAAGAGGCTGCCCGGGATTTTCCAAACTGGCTTCCAATTTCCTGTTGCAATAGGGAACCATCTGGTGGaggacccatctggttcactaatgtcctggagggaaagaaactgctgtccttacccaaacccacagcaaagtggttaaCTCGTCACTCTGGGTagctagagatgggcaataaatgctggcctagccacagGTGCCTTAAttatgaattagattagattagattacttacagtgtggaaacaggctaatAAAAAAAATTATGCAGTGAGAGAGCGGGGCAGGGGTAGGGAAGCCAATAGATCCTGTCTACATCAAAATGCAACAATGTAGAGGGGGACAATTAGCTCAATTGGATGGACAACAGGTTAATAGGGGAATTAAGAAGGCTTGCTGtttcgaggcatagattacaataCCAAAGAGGTTATTTTGGATCTGTACAGAACTTTGGATAGGTTGCagctagaatactgtgtgcagttccagtCACCACACTAATGTAGGTGACAGTATATTTTTAGCTTGATAGGTTGAAAGGCCTCTTTTGTGCTGATGACGCTGTGATTTTATGATATGAACCCTACACATTCTCCATTTTCCTTATAAATTTAAAGTGATGAGCAAACAAAGCAAGAGTGAAATGGGGAAAACTTTTTTTTGACACAGCAATACACTGTTTGGAaacgtggtggaggcaggttcaattgggaTATTCAAGAGGACGCTGGAGTGAAATGGTGTGCAAGGATATGACGAAGAGGCAGGAAATTGGCACAAGGTCATATGACCAGCACGGGCATGGTGGTACCAATTGACATTCTTCAGCACCGTAAAGATTCTGTGATTTTCCACATCAATCATTtagaatgcctcaattgaacctgcctcaacCACACTTCCAGGCAACGTATTTCATACCCTAACCACTTACTGCTGTTCTCTGGTTCTCCACTCATCAAATAAAGGGAACAGTTTCTCTCTAATCTGTTAAGGCCTCTCACAATCTTCAAAACAATCATCAAATTTCCTCTTAAACTTCTCTTCTCAAAGTGAGGAATGAATGAGTGGCATTTAGAAGTTTAGACttgagagaggctgtgtgtgagaACAAAAAAGACCAAATGATCGGTTTCATTTGAACCTAAAGTCAAATTGctgcagattagattacttacagtgtggaaacaggcccttcagcccaacaagtccacaccaccccgccaaagcgcaacccacccatacccatcccttacctaacactatgggcaatttagcatggccaattcacctgatctgcacatctttggactgtggggggaaaccggagcaccccagaggaaacccacgcagatacggggagaacgtacaaactccacacagtcagttgcctgaggcaggaattgaacccggatctctggcactgtgaggcagcagtgctaaccactgtgccactgtgatgTTGGGCATGGagtgagaaaatgctggaagaattcagcaggtctgtcaacattggtgagcagagagaaacagaactaACGCTTCTCAAGTGCAATGTTAGGATTTGGAATCTTAACACTTCCCTCCATCCACAGCTGTCATctatttctcctgttttcaaatctcttCGAGAAAAGCAACAAGTTGTTTTAATATTTCAAACCGTTTGGTGTGAAGATAAATAGAATTTGAGCAAGAATTGAGTGTAGACCAGATGTGGTGCATCTCAACACACCTGAGGGAATAGATGACTATCATCTTGTGTTACATATGAATGTGGTGCTAGGGAAATGTTGAGAATCCATTTAGATTCACTGAAATCACAAGAAACTACCTTGAGGCAATGAGTGCGTATTCAGCAGACGACAGATGTCTCTCAACGTCGGCGAGGCCCTTGGGGAGaatcaaaagcagaaattgctggaaacactcagcaggtctggcagcgttgGTGGAGAGACAGTAaatttaacgtttcaggtccggtgacccttcttcagaactgattgtagctaggaGAAAGATTGGTATACAGTGTATACGGGGTGAAGTGGGGTGAGGGGAGGATTAAATGACAGGTGGAGATGGAACccagggagagagaaaaatagttGGAGAAAGGACAGGGTAAaggtcagtctgggagaatgagtAACTGCTAATGGGAaccattagtggctgacaatgagATGGTTGTGGTCGCAGCCCATGTGATGGCAAAAcctggtgtgtggggtttggGGTAAGGTCATGGGGgaaggtgctcaggccctaaaattattgaactcgatgttgagtcCTGAAGGGTGTACGgtgcccaagtggaaaatgagatgctgttcttccagcctgcGCTGAACTTCGccggagcactgcagcaaacctgagacagaggtgttggccagggaatagagggtgtgttgaaatggcaggcaatcAGAAAGTCAGAGTCATTTTTACAACAGAAtgtagatgttctgcaaagcagtcacatGGTCTGTGCTTCGTTTCCCCAGTGTGGAgaggccacattgtgagcagcgagcATACATTGAGTAAAGTGCAGGTAagtcactgcttcacctggaagatgagTCTGGATCctgggatagtgaggaaggaggagGTTACTGGGCAGTGTTATTGTATGGGAATGTGCTGATGGGGTGCAGGAGATGTGGACATGAAGGAGGAGTGGATCAAGTTATCCCGGAGGGAAGTGTCCCTCTCAGGGGAGAGTGTTGCTTCTTCTGACAAAGAGTGTGGAACCTTTCCTCCCTCCTATAGCTCTGTGTAATTAAGGATAAGGATTTCCTGATCAGAGGCCCTGTTGATGAACATGACTCCTAAACCAATTATCATCCTTTCCTAATCTCACCTCTTGTGTCAATACAAAAAAACACATACTGGCCTTAATATTCCATCCTTTAAGTTTCAAGAAGGGATTAGatgtagtcatagagtcatagattcatagagatatgcagcacagaaagggacccttcggtccaactcatccatgccaaacaaatatcctaacctaatccagtcctatttgccagcctttggccgatatccctctaaacccttcctattcatgtacccatccaggttccttttaaatattgtaattgtaccagcctccaccacttactctggcggtttaatccatacacacaccaccctctgtgtgaaaaagttgcttctaAAGTCCCTCTTTTTTattccctcttaccctaaacctatgcctctcattctggacttccccgaacccagggaaaagactttgtctatttatcctatccatgcccctcataattttgtaaacctctataagggcacccctcagcctccgacgctccaggtaaaacagccccagcctgttcagcctctccctataagttcaaatcctccaaccctggcaacatccttgtaaatcttttctgaatcctttcaagtttcacaacatccttccgataggaagaagaccagaattgcatgcaatatttcaaaagtgccctaaccaatgtcctgtacagccgcaacatgacctcccaactcctgtactcagtactctgaccaataaaggaaagcataccaaatgccttcttcactatcctatctacctgcaattccactttcaaggaactatgaatatgcactccaagatctttgttcagcaacactccctaggaccttcccattaagtatataagtcttgctctaatttgcctttccaaaatgcagcatctcacatttatctaaattaaactccatttgccactcttcaGTCCTTTGGCCCATTTGAGCAAGATCCTGTTGTGCTCTTGGGTAACCTTCTCCGCTgtcccctacacctccaattttggtgtcatatgcaaacttgctaactagacctcgtatgttcacatccaaatcatttagataaatgacaaaaagcagtggacccagcactgatccttgtggcataccactgatcatagatctccagtctgaaaaacaaccctccaccaccaccctctgtcttctaccttcaagccagttctgtatccaaatggctagttctccctgtattccatgatatctaaccttgctaaccagtctaccccGAGGAACCTTGACGAATGCCCAACttatgtccatatagatcatatctacggctctgccctcaaacaggttcatgagacatgatttcccacgcacaaagccatgttgactatccctaatcagtccttgcctttccaaatacatgtaaatcctgtccctcaggattccctccaacaacctgcccaccactgacgtcaggctcaccggtctacagttccctggcttttccttaccacccttcttaaatagtggcaccacgttagccaaactccagtcttccggcacctcacctgtgagtatcgctgatacaaatatcttagcaaagggcgtagcaatcacttccctagcttcccacagagttctagggtacacctgatcagtttctgggaatttatccaaatttatccacttttatgcattttaagacatccaacatcccctcctctgtaacatggacacttttcaagatgtcaccatctattttcctacattcttaATCTTCAtgaccttctccacagtaaacactgatgtacaatactcatttagtatctcccccaactCCTGCGTTTCcttacaaaggccgccttgctgatctttgagggacccaattctctccctagttacccttttgtccttaatgtatatattgaatccctttggattctccttaaccctatttgccaaagctatctcatgtcccatttttgccctcctgatttccctcttaagtatactcctactgcctttatactcttctaaggattctgaagtatgcttccttctttttcttgaccaaaacctctatttctctcgtcatccagaattccctacacttaccaaccttgcctttcatcctaacaggaatatactgtctctggattctcgttatctcatttctgaaggcttcccattttccagccatccttttacctgcaaagatctgcctcaatcagcttttgaaagatcttgcctaatcCGTCAAAATACCATCAagtcctccaatttagaacttcaacttttagatgtggtctatctttttccatcactattttaaaattaatagaattatatggtcactggccccaaagtgctccccca comes from Chiloscyllium punctatum isolate Juve2018m chromosome 12, sChiPun1.3, whole genome shotgun sequence and encodes:
- the LOC140483520 gene encoding LOW QUALITY PROTEIN: ATPase family AAA domain-containing protein 2-like (The sequence of the model RefSeq protein was modified relative to this genomic sequence to represent the inferred CDS: deleted 1 base in 1 codon); amino-acid sequence: MKIGASLADVDPMQIDASVHFSSVGGLSSHIAALKEMVVFPLLYPEVFERFKIQPPRGCLFYGPPGTGKTLVARALANECSQGDRRVSFFMRKGADCLSKWVGESERQLRLLFDQAYLMRPSIIFFDEVDGLAPVHSSRQDQIHSSIVSTLLALMDGWLDGRGEIVVIGATNRLDSIDPALRRPGRFDREFLFGLPDKNARKEILKIHTRDWNPKPSEWAARWHSG